Part of the bacterium genome is shown below.
CATCCGAACTTCTAAAAGGACTAAATATTGAACAGGGGGTACTGGAAAGTATGATAAGAGAAAGATTACTTCTTCAGGAAGCAAGAAAAAGGAGGATAAAAGTATTTAACAATGAAATAGTAGAGGTAGTAAAATCCGACCCTGTATTCCTTGATGAAAAAGGACGATTTGATGAACAAAAATTCAGAACGGTTATCTCTTCTTATAGCCCTGAAGAATTAAGGAAAATAGAAGAAGAGATAAAAAAGAAAATTATAATAGAAAAACTAAAAGAGATGGTTGTTTCTGAAGCCAATATCTCCATAACAGATGCGGAAGTAGAAAAATATATAAAAGATAATCAATTAAAGGATAAAGATAGGGAGCTTATCAAGAGAAACTTATTGTGGCGTAAAAGAGAGGACTATTTCAATCAGTGGTATACAGATAGAAGAAAAAACTCAAAAGTAATGGTATATATCTCTTTTAATAAATCTGTCCAATAACATAAAGGGAACTTATGGTAGAGATAAAACCTTTCCGTGGCTATAGATATAATATTGAAAAGGTAAAAGATATAAGCAGGGTTATTGCTCCTCCATGGGATATTATTGACAATCAGATGGAAGAACATCTTTTAAAATCCTCTCCTTTCAATATCATAAATCTCATATCTAAAAATTATAATCCTGATAATGTGAAAAAAATTTTTGATAGATGGAGAGAAGAAAGTATTTTAAAAGAAGACATAGATGAGTGCTTATATTTTATGAAGCATAGGTTCAAATGGGATGGAAAAGAATACACGAGAAAAGGAATCTTTACTCTTCTCCATCTGGAGGACTTTACAACAGGCAATGTCATCCCGCATGAGAAAATATTTGAAAAACATTCTATAAATCGCTATCAACTTATAAAAATATGCAGAACAAATTTTTCACCTGTCTTTATGTTATATCAGGACAGAGATTCTGCTATAGAACACATAATAGACAGGTCAACAATTATCTCAAAAGGTTATATATCAGATAGAGAAGAATTTGAGTTTGGAATTATCAAAAATGAGATAAATCACATTAAAAATATTATAACACCAGGTAAACTTATTATCGCAGATGGACATCACAGATATAATGCGGCACTTAAATATTATAAAGAAAACCCTTCTGAAGAGAACAGTTTTGTTCTTGTATTTCTGGTAAATATAAACTCACCAGATGTTTTAATACTCCCCACACACAGATATTTCTCTTCTGGTATCTCATTCAATAACCGTTTTGATGTATTCCAGCGATACTTTCATATTAAAGAGGTATCTGATTTAAAAACAATGACTGATTCAATGGCATTGAGAAAAGACAATACCTTTGGGATATATGAATCCGGCAGATTTTACATAATAACCCTGAAAGATATAAATGAGGTAAAGAAATATCTATCTG
Proteins encoded:
- a CDS encoding SurA N-terminal domain-containing protein; this translates as MVMKFFRKKRNMKIILWVIAILIIPGFIWWGVGIGGDKGQYYAARVNREYITLRDYYKELGRIDEQYRKIFGDKASELLKGLNIEQGVLESMIRERLLLQEARKRRIKVFNNEIVEVVKSDPVFLDEKGRFDEQKFRTVISSYSPEELRKIEEEIKKKIIIEKLKEMVVSEANISITDAEVEKYIKDNQLKDKDRELIKRNLLWRKREDYFNQWYTDRRKNSKVMVYISFNKSVQ
- a CDS encoding DUF1015 domain-containing protein, translating into MVEIKPFRGYRYNIEKVKDISRVIAPPWDIIDNQMEEHLLKSSPFNIINLISKNYNPDNVKKIFDRWREESILKEDIDECLYFMKHRFKWDGKEYTRKGIFTLLHLEDFTTGNVIPHEKIFEKHSINRYQLIKICRTNFSPVFMLYQDRDSAIEHIIDRSTIISKGYISDREEFEFGIIKNEINHIKNIITPGKLIIADGHHRYNAALKYYKENPSEENSFVLVFLVNINSPDVLILPTHRYFSSGISFNNRFDVFQRYFHIKEVSDLKTMTDSMALRKDNTFGIYESGRFYIITLKDINEVKKYLSGKLSDRYIKLDTVILHQFILPHIFESQPDEVIYHQLPEYLLEEYKKRENGVIFFLNAVKKQHFLDICFNGELMPQKTTYFYPKVPSGLVIYKFPHKNL